A genomic stretch from Pectinophora gossypiella chromosome 13, ilPecGoss1.1, whole genome shotgun sequence includes:
- the LOC126371866 gene encoding uncharacterized protein LOC126371866 isoform X1 — MLASPAMEMQNEETPLALQRLWNLTRARLAGTSTALDDEPALVETLPSAQEPEGTPKSFVAIPSDYESDGEEAFPELEVPELPEPAYKSYWAESISEKEVLLDASTLGDVPAVYRVPAPAPHQMPVIGVYIDPRVRTGFRYKVRPMQALDAPPLSVKPRYLFGGKALTLQSIGRGFARRLTFEPYGCTLNDNDNYFWTDSNPEGFVFEIEAISVGDKFTIYDANHEPQGILEVVQQQKNQVELEQNISDDGSIEKKVKINTLCKVEWYENDGAIKLVPVTGVAILKKGRGNAVVTRVINVAIGIKQLRKGYELKPGIESSSRRVTVNGGDINDIPCQYCVVGLERYELPVIGTYVDPRIIPGFHYRVRPSGSRRHLFEGRSLLLQSIGMGYGKRITFKPDTLNAPENYFWSDSHPEGVGMEPRAIHPGMKFSISGNGGLLGEASVFRADLPQVEEKTEYVDVPGKRGKAVEKYIHVDVTCHVKLATTGGGSVDSEVHLMKVSGVAVVRKEPGQSQAKLIKVYNVGLDSQLNLLFAHSQTELTFHPLP, encoded by the exons ATGCTAGCAAGCCCAGCTATGGAGATGCAGAATGAGGAGACTCCATTGGCCTTGCAGCGGCTGTGGAACCTGACACGTGCCCGTCTCGCTGGCACCTCCACCGCCTTGGATGATGAACCCGCGTTGGTCGAGACCTTGCCTTCAGCTCAG GAACCGGAAGGAACTCCGAAAAGCTTTGTCGCCATTCCAAGCGACTATGAGAGCGACGGCGAGGAGGCTTTCCCTGAGCTCGAAGTACCT GAGCTACCTGAGCCCGCTTACAAAAGTTATTGGGCTGAGAGCATTAGTGAGAAGGAAGTGTTGCTGGACGCAAGCACCCTCGGTGATGTTCCGGCCGTGTACCGTgtgcctgcgcccgcgccgcaccaGATGCCCGTCATCGGGGTGTACATCGACCCCCGCGTCCGAACCGGATTCCGATACAAAGTGCGCCCCATGCAG GCTCTGGATGCGCCCCCGCTATCGGTGAAACCAAGATACTTGTTCGGAGGGAAGGCTCTGACTCTGCAGTCCATTGGTCGCGGGTTTGCTCGTCGGCTCACCTTCGAACCCTATGGCTGCACTCTCAATGACAATGATAATTATTTCTGGACTGACTCCAACCCTGAAGGCTTCGTCTTTGAAATTGAAGCTATTTCTGTCGGAGATAAATTCACAATTTACGATGCCAATCACGAGCCTCAGGGGATCCTGGAAGTTGTTCAGCAGCAG aaAAACCAAGTTGAACTGGAGCAAAACATATCCGATGATGGATCCATTGAGAAGAAAGTGAAGATTAACACTCTTTGTAAAGTTGAGTGGTATGAAAATGATGGAGCTATTAAACTTGTGCCTGTTACTGGAGTGGCAATTCTCAAAAAGGGTCGTGGAAATGCCGTGGTGACAAGAGTAATTAACGTGGCCATCGGTATCAAGCAGCTCAGGAAAGGCTACGAACTTAAACCCGGCATTGAATCCTCATCCAGAAGAGTCACTGTTAATGGAGGAGATATCAATGACATTCCATGCCAGTATTGTGTCGTTGGTTTGGAGAGATACGAGTTGCCTGTTATTG gaaCATACGTTGACCCTCGGATTATTCCCGGTTTCCACTACCGGGTACGGCCGTCTGGCAGCCGTCGGCACTTGTTCGAAGGCCGCAGCTTGTTGCTGCAGTCCATCGGCATGGGCTATGGAAAGCGCATTACCTTCAAACCAGACACGCTCAATGCCCCAGAAAATTACTTCTGGTCTGACTCACATCCTGAAGGCGTCGGCATGGAGCCCCGCGCTATCCACCCCGGCATGAAGTTCTCTATTTCTGGAAATGGG GGTTTGCTCGGAGAAGCCAGCGTCTTCAGGGCCGATTTGCCACAAGTGGAGGAGAAGACAGAATATGTCGATGTCCCGGGCAAGCGCGGAAAGGCAGTGGAGAAATACATTCACGTAGACGTCACATGTCACGTCAAATTGGCAACTACTGGCGGTGGCTCAGTGGACTCAGAAGTTCATTTAATGAAGGTGTCCGGAGTGGCTGTCGTGCGCAAGGAGCCCGGACAGTCCCAGGCTAAACTAATCAAGGTTTACAACGTGGGACTGGACTCCCAGCTGAACCTGCTTTTCGCACACTCACAGACCGAGCTCACTTTCCACCCCCTGCCCTAA
- the LOC126371866 gene encoding uncharacterized protein LOC126371866 isoform X2 yields the protein MLKILACEDFDYDDLLDLELVEIEFELPEPAYKSYWAESISEKEVLLDASTLGDVPAVYRVPAPAPHQMPVIGVYIDPRVRTGFRYKVRPMQALDAPPLSVKPRYLFGGKALTLQSIGRGFARRLTFEPYGCTLNDNDNYFWTDSNPEGFVFEIEAISVGDKFTIYDANHEPQGILEVVQQQKNQVELEQNISDDGSIEKKVKINTLCKVEWYENDGAIKLVPVTGVAILKKGRGNAVVTRVINVAIGIKQLRKGYELKPGIESSSRRVTVNGGDINDIPCQYCVVGLERYELPVIGTYVDPRIIPGFHYRVRPSGSRRHLFEGRSLLLQSIGMGYGKRITFKPDTLNAPENYFWSDSHPEGVGMEPRAIHPGMKFSISGNGGLLGEASVFRADLPQVEEKTEYVDVPGKRGKAVEKYIHVDVTCHVKLATTGGGSVDSEVHLMKVSGVAVVRKEPGQSQAKLIKVYNVGLDSQLNLLFAHSQTELTFHPLP from the exons ATGTTGAAAATATTGGCGTGTGAAGATTTTGATTACGATGATCTTCTTGACTTGGAACTCGTCGAAATAGAATTT GAGCTACCTGAGCCCGCTTACAAAAGTTATTGGGCTGAGAGCATTAGTGAGAAGGAAGTGTTGCTGGACGCAAGCACCCTCGGTGATGTTCCGGCCGTGTACCGTgtgcctgcgcccgcgccgcaccaGATGCCCGTCATCGGGGTGTACATCGACCCCCGCGTCCGAACCGGATTCCGATACAAAGTGCGCCCCATGCAG GCTCTGGATGCGCCCCCGCTATCGGTGAAACCAAGATACTTGTTCGGAGGGAAGGCTCTGACTCTGCAGTCCATTGGTCGCGGGTTTGCTCGTCGGCTCACCTTCGAACCCTATGGCTGCACTCTCAATGACAATGATAATTATTTCTGGACTGACTCCAACCCTGAAGGCTTCGTCTTTGAAATTGAAGCTATTTCTGTCGGAGATAAATTCACAATTTACGATGCCAATCACGAGCCTCAGGGGATCCTGGAAGTTGTTCAGCAGCAG aaAAACCAAGTTGAACTGGAGCAAAACATATCCGATGATGGATCCATTGAGAAGAAAGTGAAGATTAACACTCTTTGTAAAGTTGAGTGGTATGAAAATGATGGAGCTATTAAACTTGTGCCTGTTACTGGAGTGGCAATTCTCAAAAAGGGTCGTGGAAATGCCGTGGTGACAAGAGTAATTAACGTGGCCATCGGTATCAAGCAGCTCAGGAAAGGCTACGAACTTAAACCCGGCATTGAATCCTCATCCAGAAGAGTCACTGTTAATGGAGGAGATATCAATGACATTCCATGCCAGTATTGTGTCGTTGGTTTGGAGAGATACGAGTTGCCTGTTATTG gaaCATACGTTGACCCTCGGATTATTCCCGGTTTCCACTACCGGGTACGGCCGTCTGGCAGCCGTCGGCACTTGTTCGAAGGCCGCAGCTTGTTGCTGCAGTCCATCGGCATGGGCTATGGAAAGCGCATTACCTTCAAACCAGACACGCTCAATGCCCCAGAAAATTACTTCTGGTCTGACTCACATCCTGAAGGCGTCGGCATGGAGCCCCGCGCTATCCACCCCGGCATGAAGTTCTCTATTTCTGGAAATGGG GGTTTGCTCGGAGAAGCCAGCGTCTTCAGGGCCGATTTGCCACAAGTGGAGGAGAAGACAGAATATGTCGATGTCCCGGGCAAGCGCGGAAAGGCAGTGGAGAAATACATTCACGTAGACGTCACATGTCACGTCAAATTGGCAACTACTGGCGGTGGCTCAGTGGACTCAGAAGTTCATTTAATGAAGGTGTCCGGAGTGGCTGTCGTGCGCAAGGAGCCCGGACAGTCCCAGGCTAAACTAATCAAGGTTTACAACGTGGGACTGGACTCCCAGCTGAACCTGCTTTTCGCACACTCACAGACCGAGCTCACTTTCCACCCCCTGCCCTAA